Below is a window of Chelmon rostratus isolate fCheRos1 chromosome 23, fCheRos1.pri, whole genome shotgun sequence DNA.
taatggaAAGGTGAAGGTATGTGAAATCGTTTTTAAGAGTGTGCTTTTGCAAAGATCCaatatgaaaatggaaaataagtTCAAATAAAGTGGACATGAACAACTGAAGTGATGGTGTGATGGCGGCGCCACCAGGTGGTGCTCATTCTTGCCAGGCTTTTAAAAGGGCATGTCAGTGTCAGGTAGGACGCCTTCTGTAGTTTAGCGTTTGATGTTTGACCTATGAGGCGATCAGCTGTAAAGAATGACAATTCTGATAAGATTTTCAGAATGCTTAACtttttgaacacatttaaagtGAGAGTAATAGAGTAGTACAGAAGTAATACAGGCAAAATAGTTAGCATAATATACACTTACAGATCTCTAGCTTCTAACATGTTTATAGGCTATAACAccctttgtgtctgtctgactttgCTGTAGTTTAGTTGCACAGTGGCATCGCAGAAGTGAGGCGTTTGTAATTGTTAGAAAATGCACTGCTCATGTAAGAGCCATAGTGCCCACAAGGGGGTGCAATTACTCAATTTGTGAAACGACGTGTACTTATCAAGAGAGATGTGCTTTgaggttttattgttttctttctttctttttaacagtGTTTCGAGATAAATTCATCCAAATGACCTGAAATGTTGTTAATAAtggagagatttaaaaaaaaaaacgggcgTTGATTGAATGTAGCGAAATGCAGAGAGTCAACAGGTGGTCGTCCTGAGACCCCACTGACTGTGCTCTCAAGATACGcagctttttctgtctttttttttaactaaaattaTGTGAAATAGTCATgaatgcttttctgtttttacatttatactTTTGCCACAACACTGTTGGATCTGGGTGCATGCCAAATTATTTAAACGATTAAATGATTTGCACGTCGACACGGTGGCGTGTGTGACTGCACATTGACGCTGGGTGTGAGCTGTGTGCTGAAATTCATGTGATTCAAGCATTAATAAACACACGTACTTCCACAACACATTTTATATATCGTCTCGCATCACTTAGGGGACACACATGCTTCGGAGTGTCTGTTCATTTTGTGATTGTTgtttgcacacatacatacataaataataagCTTGTAATGCTCACCCCAGGTTTTGGTGGGTACTAGGTCTAAGAAATACGTCTGATGGCTCCTAATTTGTAATCCCTAAAAAATGTCTTCCCTTGTGTGCAGTAATCCTTTTTTCACAACACCCCGGTGTCACCTCACCTGTCTGGTGTCTGGTTTCAGAGGAAGCTCCCTAGTGGGAGGGTCTACGGAGAGCGCGTTGAGGTTAAAAGTGTGTCACTGCTGGTCGGAGGCTTGAATGGGAGGTCTGCTGGTTTTTTGACTCAGCACTTCATACCGGGAGCTGGTTCAATGAAGTTGTGAAGAGCGCGCGCCCTGTTGCAACTCCTCGCGACTTTAAGCGAACTCCTCTTTCGGGACGTAGCTCGCGCGCGTCTCCGCAACGCATCATCTGGAGTATCTCCGCGCTCGCGACTCTCTAATTTGCGCCCGTGTCCGCTCCAAATCACGCAGTGAAAAGCGTGTCATCTTCGCGGCAGCCTACAATGGACGACGGTAACAACGTCCTGCCCGAGCTGAAGGATATAGAGACGAAGCTGGGTCGAAAAGTCCCGGAGAGTCTCATTCGGTCTCTCGTGGGAGGAAAACATCACGACGAGCACGAGAAGTCGGCGGCGCCGCATTTAACGAACTGCAAATGTTGTAGTAATTCTGCGGACCTGAGACGACTGGGGAACAAAATGCTGCTCCTGAAACAAGAAATGGTAAGCGTCTCTTTCTAGAAAGTTCAACTGAAGGAGCCTCAATGTTTAATAGCCATGAATGCTACATGTGCGACACAGTCAGAGAAATAGCCGCATTATGTTTATTCCAAGCCTGTTTAAAGTTACCCGAGTTGTAATTACAAGCTAGCTAACTAATACTTAACTGCGCAGTTGTTTAAGACAGTTATTTATCCAGCCGTCGTCAAGGGAGGGAAAACATAAATTTGACTGTACACACAAACCAGCTAAGACCAGTATGTACCATAGTTTTATGACAGGTATTCGTGCGTTATCTCTACTGTGTTACATTTAGTGGCAACCAAGCTCGAGCTCACAGGAAATGCCTCGACTGAGTGCAAAACCGGTCCACGCGCATCAACATGTGGTTCTGCTGGTGGCTGTTGTGCCTCATTGCCTTAGAAAGCACCGTGAAACCGGTCAGCAGGTGATAGCCATTCACACCTACAGTCAGCAGAGACCTTTGTTGATGAGCCCTCTTCACCTCAGGGagcaaccccccctcccccatcccCCTCCAACCCCCATTCAAACTACTCTGAAATCCAATTGTGCCTGCGTAATTAGCTGTCCATGATGACATAATTTCATCTGCTCACACGGAGTGTTTTCAGGTGTCACGCTTGACTGACTGCAGCCCTGTTGCAGTCACAGCGTTTTGAGTGAGGTCACGGAAGGTGTTAGGAGTCCCGAGCAGATGGTCGAGTTGACCGTTTTGCAGTAGTGAGGCTGCATCATGGCCAGCAGACGGATCGGTCACCTGGAGAGTCTGCAGTGAGAGAAACTGGCACGTTTCGTTTCTGCAAATACTGAATTGCCTGGCTTTGGCTTAATTCCCTTGTGTTTTAACCTGAATTGTCAAATTTACCGGCAGTCATGTCATCATTTAAATGTGCAGATATGAGAGGCAAATGAGGTTCAACGGCTCCTTCCAAATTTGGGGCATCTTGGGCCTTTTGTGGCGCCCGTCGCAGCTTAATCACTAATCCCATCAGCTCTGTTTTGCTGTGCGCAGGTCTggtgcacaggcacacacacatttggcgACGTCATTGTGTCGTGTAGCTAATTgttaacattatttttacagGCTGAAATCATCGACAGCGTTTTGAAGGAGCAAATGAACTCTGAAACGTGCTGTTCCCCAAAAAGGTTAGGGACTAGCGCTTATTAGTCTcatatgaaaaatgttttttcgATTCAGACAAAATTATGCTGCAGTAATTGTGTTTCCCTAAACTCATTTTGTAATATGAACCCACTGGTGCCATCTTCCTAACACGAGACGGCTGTTTAAACCAACGTTCCAATATGATTCCATCTGCTCTTCTTCCATGTGTGTATAAAGCGGGCGGTTATgctcacaaaacaaacacaccggCAGCAATAGGCGCTAAATGAGGACTGGTTTCAAAGAAAGGCTGTTGTATCAGGCCAGCTGTCTGGAACACTGTACCAGCCCTGTCTGCCTTCATCTGCCTCAAAGCTTTTTGAATGTAGCAGGCTGCTCCAGCTGTCCGCGAACCATTTTTCATTCTCCCTTTGAATGACACCACTGGCTGTCCACTTCCACCCCCGGTCAATGGCTCGGTTTGTCATGGCAGGGAGTTAAATCAATGGCCATACTGTGCAATGTAGGCATATCATTCAGAATCATGGCTGCAAACTGTTTCCTGGCACTGTTACATGAGTGGTACAAGTCCCTCTTCCGGTGCCACATAGTTACGTCTCTTTGTTCACAACAAAGCCTGATAGTCTAAACAGTGTTCTGGCTATGAGAAGACATAAGAATGCTAACAATTGTCGAGAGGAAGAAAGCTCACCACAAGGTTCGTTTAGTAGCTGAGCTGCTGCCTTCCTTCATATCACAtgatcctcctcatcatcagatGGAGGTTTTCCCAAGCTGTTATAGAATTGTAGATATTCAATCTGCTGATGAATGCCGTGCAATATGagtgaaagctgcagaacagaGTTACTAAATGGACTGTGGTGGGATTGTTTTCAGAACTGCTGATTCCAAGGTCGAAAATGAACTTTGAGCCTCAGTGCTCACAATAGCTAACAATGATGGTGGTACTGGTTTTGTATTATATTGACTGTCATTGTACTTACAATGGCTGACTGTTTCATGTAGTAGCTGTGTTAAAGGAGTAGTtctacattttgggaaatccaCTTACTTCCTGAGTAGATGGAACAGTTAGATAGTCAGATGTTCACGTTCGTTTGTTTAATTtcaagctccagccagcagGGGAGtctcttagcttagcttagctctTAGCTCAGTTTAACAGTTTCGTGGGCGGGCAAAGTCACTTCTTGGAGTCTGGCCAAAAAAATAGCCTGGCACATAACACTccataaaataacaaaatttcATGCAGTTTGTCACCttttggactgagccaggctagctgtttactGTCCTTATGCTAAAATATGCTAACTGGCTGTTTGCTGTCGCTTTGCATTGAATAGACAAATCTGTCTCATTGTTCCTTGAAATGCTGGCTCATCCACAAGTGCCACAACCTGActgggtttttttcttctccaggCACATCTGCGAGCCATTGACGTGAAGCTGATGCAGCAGCTTATGTCGATCAACGAGGGCATCGAATCCATCCGCTGGATGATCGAAGACAAAGGAGGCGTGGCCAGCCAAGACGGCAGCCTGACGGGCAGCTTGTACAGCCTGTCAGACAGCCAGGACGGTACCTCGCTGCGAGGCAGCTTCAACAGCTTGAACGACGGCAACAGCGATGGGCTGGATGGTCTGTCTGTGGGTAGCTACTTAGACACTCTAGCAGAGGACCTCTCGGACAACCCCTCACCCACGGATCTGGACTTTGTGGATAAAACAGTCATTGACGGTGATGGTTTCAGCAAATCGCCGCTGAAGCTAAGGGTGGAATCAGATGAATACTACTGCTTTGGATAGTGATAAGTTAAATGTGGTGGTTCCAGACGCTACTGAGAAGAAAGATTTTTTGTGAAGAAAGATTTCAAAAAGAAATTGACAAATTAACACAGCTGTAAGATTATTTTTCCTACATGctttacatttttcttattatagCAACAGCCAGGATGTTGGCAAGACTTACCAAATAACTCATGTTTTTACCTTGAAACCAGCCTCCTTATGTTGCAGATTGAAAACACCTCATGAAACCATTGCCACTTAAACATCTTAACATTTTTCTATGTCTTAATATTTTATCATGCAGGTCAATTAAACTGAAAAGGTGCTCTATTGTGATTAAAGACTGTATTTTTAGTGGAGTCATCTAATACCTCTGCCATTTTTCACAGTTGAGTACTTCCTGGACTAAAATTGCGGAAGTTTCTTCTTTATCTGTGGAAAGTTCAACTTAGACTTGAGGTCAACCACAATCAGCTGATCTAAGTAAAAGCGTAGATTAGGATTCAGCAGCCATTTGGAAAATTGTACATTTCATGCTGAGTGATTCAATAAGGGAAGAATATTTAAAGTGGCAAAGTGGTGAGTTAAAGTGTTACAGCAAGTGCAATTTGCTTCCATGCCAATTTCTGAGCACCACCTACTGTAAATGTTAagcttttaatcatttttctctCGTGTTCTGACTGATGGATGTTGCGAAGCTCAACCCCACACTGCGAGAGTAGAACTTGCATGTAAACACAAGAGATGAGTGACACATTCAAAGCACAGATGCTTGACTGAAAGCCAAAGCAATTTGATTGTCTTACAGTTAATTTAGGCCTGAGGCAGAAGCCTGTCAGCACCAGATGGGAGATTTGTGATGGTGGACATATGTGAAACACGTGTTTGATGTGTGGGCGCATTATAATTCTCTGTTGCCAAAGGAAAAAGATAGTGTAATGAGACCTATACATTGCTCTACatccatgtgttgtttttagctttgaACTCTGTATGTTGatttgtttgacatttgcattttatgccTCCTgcttttaaaagacaaacatcGTTTTATTGATTGCTGTTAATTTTGTTGtggaaatgaaataatataTTGTGATTTTCCTCTCGCTCACATCGTGTAAGTCTTTAATGCAACTGTTGtgtaattttcagtttttagaaACCCGAAACACTTCACTGAACCCATTATGGAATCTTAATGAGATGGAAAGTGAACATTATGGTGGTTTCCTTTTTTTGGAAAATTTAAGTTAAGAATAATCTCTTCATAATGAAGTTGGGCTTTGTGGTGCCCTGCGTAATGTGGCATGGAAAATTACCCTCGTTAATTCACTGTCACTCCATGTCACTTCCCTCgataaagcacaaaa
It encodes the following:
- the LOC121626715 gene encoding leucine rich adaptor protein 1-like, which encodes MDDGNNVLPELKDIETKLGRKVPESLIRSLVGGKHHDEHEKSAAPHLTNCKCCSNSADLRRLGNKMLLLKQEMAHLRAIDVKLMQQLMSINEGIESIRWMIEDKGGVASQDGSLTGSLYSLSDSQDGTSLRGSFNSLNDGNSDGLDGLSVGSYLDTLAEDLSDNPSPTDLDFVDKTVIDGDGFSKSPLKLRVESDEYYCFG